DNA from Conexivisphaera calida:
CAGGAGCTCGGCCGGGAGCAGCTGCAGGCTCCCCGTCATCTCCACGACCATGACTGTGACCGATATCGGCAGCTTCCCCGCGGCGCCGAAGACCGCCAACATGCCGACTATGGCGAAGGGAACCGGGGAAGAGACTATCGACGGGAGGAGGAGCTTCATCAGCTCGCCGAACGCCAGCCCCGTCGCGGCGCCTATGAAGAGCCCGGGCGCGAACACCCCTCCGCTTCCCCCGGAGCCGACCGTGAGCGAGGTGGCGGCTATCTTCGCGAACGGGAGGAAAGCCAGCGCCACGAGGCCCAGCGACGCGACGCCGGTCGGGGAGAGCAGCACTGCCGTCCATGAGGTGCCCGTCCCCATCACCTCGGGGAATGCCAGCGCCACGGCCCCTGCGGCCAGCCCGCCTATGGCCGGCCTGAGCCACCGCGGTATGCGGGAGCGCGCGAATGCGTCCTCCGTCGCGTTATACGTCCTCAGGTAGACTATCGCGACCGCCCCGCACAGGACACCCAGGAGCACGTAGAGGGGGAGCCTGGACGGATCGAACGGTGCCGTGTAGAAGCCGAAGATGGGGCCGTAGCCCGTGACCGCGCCGAATATTGAGTATCCGACGGCCGAGGCTACGAAAGCCGGGAAGATGAGCTCGTACTCGAAGTCCCTCCTGTAGAGTATCTCGGATGCCAGGAAGGCACCGCCTATCGGGGTCTTGAATATGGTCCCTATCCCCGTTCCTATCGCGATGCCGACGAGCTTCCTCCTGTCCTCCTTCCTGAGCCCCAGCGCGTCCGATATCCAGGAGGCGAACCCAGCGGTGGTCTGCGCTATGGGTCCCTCGTCGCCCGCGCTCAGGCCGGCGCCCATCACTATCGCCGATGCGACCAGCTTCACGGGGGCAACGATCTTCCTGATGGCACCCTCCGCCCAGTGATATGACATTATCGTGTTATCTATACCGGACCCCCTGGCCTCCGGCGCCAGCTCGGTCAGGAGCCCCGAGGAGAGGCCGGCGAGAGCGGCAATCGCGAGGAAGGCGAGAGCGGAGGCGTCGTGGGGCAGCGATGGAGGATACCTGCTGAAGCCGAGCACCCCCAGCGAGATCGCCCTTATGGCGGCCATCAGATAGTAGAGTGCGAGAGCGGTGCCGCCCGATATGGCGCCCACGAGCACCCCGAGCAGGAACCACTTCGCGAAGTAGGTCTGCCACCATGTCCTCGTCCTCGCCCCGGCGCCCACGCGTCGGGTCGCGCACCCCACCGCGGAAATAGTTGTCGTCGCACATGGAATATCATTAAATTAAGAAATACAGGGAATGGTTCCCCGGGCGCACAGCTAATCCTTTTATCGACCCGTCCCGGCCGCTTCCCACATGGGAGCCCCGGCGCTGAAGGACGTGGAGGAGGACGCCAGGAGTATCTGGGAATCGGAGGAAGTGAGGAGGGCGCTCGCCGAGCGCAAAAGCGAGGTCGAGGGGTTCGTGGAAGGCCCCCCCACGATGAACGGGGAGCCACACGTGGGCCACCTGAGGGGGAGGATGCTGAAGGACGTGTGGTTCAGGCTCGAGACGATGAAGGGGAGGAGGGTCGTCTTCAGGGCGGGATGGGACACCCAGGGACTCCCCGTGGAGCTCCAGGCCGAGAAGGAGCTCGGCCTGACGGGCAGCAAGGCCGAGGTGCTGAGGAGGATACCGGTCGAGAGGCTGGTCGAGAAGAGCAAGGAGATAGTCCACAAGTACAACGAGTCGTGGAGGAGGGCGGACAGGCTCCTCGGCATGATGTTCGACTACGATCACGCCTACTGGACCTACAGGGATGAGTACATTGAGAGGGAGTGGAAGTACCTCAGGAAGGCCTGGGACGCGGGGGTCATGGGTGAGGGCTACCGCGTAGTCGCGTACTGCCCGAGTTGCCAGACCTCGTTGAGCCACAGCGAGGTGGCGTCCAGCTACGAGACGCTGGAGGATCCCTCGGTGTACTACAAGGCCAGGGTCGTGGGATCGGGGGAGGACGGGGAGAGGACGTACCTGATCGTGTGGACCACGATGCCCTTCACGGTGGTGACGGATGAGCTGATAGGCGTGAACCCGGACGCGACTTACGCGTTCGTGGACGCGGGGAACGGGGAGATATGGGTGGTGGCGGAGGGCAGGATCCGGGAGCTGGGGCTGGAGGGGAGGCCGGTCCTCAGGAGGGTCCCCGGGAGGGAGCTCGAGGGGCTGAGGTACGAGCCGCCCCTCCTGGAGGAGGTCCCGGGC
Protein-coding regions in this window:
- a CDS encoding chloride channel protein, which encodes MGAGARTRTWWQTYFAKWFLLGVLVGAISGGTALALYYLMAAIRAISLGVLGFSRYPPSLPHDASALAFLAIAALAGLSSGLLTELAPEARGSGIDNTIMSYHWAEGAIRKIVAPVKLVASAIVMGAGLSAGDEGPIAQTTAGFASWISDALGLRKEDRRKLVGIAIGTGIGTIFKTPIGGAFLASEILYRRDFEYELIFPAFVASAVGYSIFGAVTGYGPIFGFYTAPFDPSRLPLYVLLGVLCGAVAIVYLRTYNATEDAFARSRIPRWLRPAIGGLAAGAVALAFPEVMGTGTSWTAVLLSPTGVASLGLVALAFLPFAKIAATSLTVGSGGSGGVFAPGLFIGAATGLAFGELMKLLLPSIVSSPVPFAIVGMLAVFGAAGKLPISVTVMVVEMTGSLQLLPAELLAVTVAYIISGPASIYRSQRTSRSSG